In a genomic window of Methanosarcina horonobensis HB-1 = JCM 15518:
- a CDS encoding DUF1622 domain-containing protein, protein MVLEITGVVLTTFVTFFEVVSAVLIIYGGLKATIKILLVETHKRPEDYQGIRKEFTDKILFGLELLIIADLIETLRKPFLEELLIVGTIVIIRTILGYFLSKETKESFLTES, encoded by the coding sequence ATGGTACTTGAAATAACTGGTGTGGTTCTGACAACTTTTGTAACATTTTTTGAGGTTGTGAGTGCAGTTTTGATAATTTATGGAGGGTTAAAAGCTACAATTAAAATCCTGCTTGTAGAGACTCACAAAAGGCCTGAAGATTATCAAGGTATAAGAAAAGAATTTACGGACAAAATCCTTTTCGGGCTTGAACTGCTGATAATTGCTGATTTGATTGAAACTCTGAGAAAACCCTTCTTAGAGGAACTGCTGATAGTTGGAACCATAGTGATCATTAGAACTATTCTTGGTTACTTCCTGAGTAAGGAAACAAAAGAGTCTTTTTTAACCGAATCTTGA
- a CDS encoding DEAD/DEAH box helicase, which produces MISVAFITSSGVTVLLNTLSDLEQRGVKGRIIASQYQNFTDPTALKRLLCFKNIELRIVTEDVANMHTKGYIFRKSEEYSIIVGSSNLTQNALCENKEWNLKVSSSFKGGIVYNVVSEFEIMFELATPVDDNWLAAYMEIYRTAKESEHIAALSVEKKIIQFTTIKPNRMQESALQSLADLRNQNAERALVISATGTGKTYLSAFDVRTVNPKRFLFVVHRELIAKDAMDSYKRVIHNGKSMDVMSGGNKVDADYIFAMIQTLSKDEVLNQFSPEEFDYIVFDEVHRAGAASYQKVFNYFKPRFLLGMSATPERTDGFDIFKMFDYNIAYEIRLQQAMKERMICPFHYFGISELTIDGKVIEDKTEFGKLTSDERVRNIIEKIEYYGFSGDRVKGLIFCSRKEEAVALSTKFNNYGYRTCALLGIDSQSERELAIERLEQDKYEGALDYIFTVDIFNEGVDIPAVNQIVMLRPTQSAIIFVQQLGRGLRKKENKEYVVIIDFIGNYERNFLIPIALSGDQTYNKDTIRRFVAEGNRVIPGCSTVNFDSITRERIYASIDQANFNDSKLIKESYLALKQRLGRIPRLDEFAEYGSIDIIRIFDKFGSYHNFLESYEKEYTVKLSENESTYIEFISKNYVNGKRPHELEFIKLLVEGHQHPVVGFEEVMKANYPAIKFTEHTITCVLNQMMQKFATGTGKDKYHSAVFVNRTNAGEYEIFNEFSEFLTNNKFKAMVLDLITLGLKRNRLLYGDRYQDTSFQLNQKYTYDDVCKCLDWSQAEVPQNIGGYKFHQATNTYPVFINYNKENDIEDTIRYEDRFLSPSSLVAISKSRRSISSKDVQQALNARENGIDLCLFVRKNKDDRISKEFYYLGRMFATGHVKEFVMPNTTTKAVEIGYSLQKPVRDDIYDYLVG; this is translated from the coding sequence ATGATTTCTGTTGCATTCATAACAAGTAGTGGCGTAACCGTTTTGTTAAACACTCTAAGCGACCTGGAACAACGTGGTGTGAAAGGTCGAATCATCGCATCTCAATACCAGAACTTCACAGACCCAACTGCTCTAAAGCGTTTGCTATGTTTTAAGAACATTGAGCTGCGGATAGTCACTGAAGATGTAGCTAATATGCACACGAAGGGATACATTTTTAGAAAAAGCGAAGAGTACTCCATTATTGTTGGAAGCAGCAACCTTACACAAAATGCTCTTTGTGAGAATAAAGAATGGAATCTTAAAGTTAGTTCCTCTTTTAAAGGTGGAATAGTATACAACGTAGTTTCTGAATTTGAAATCATGTTTGAACTTGCAACGCCGGTTGATGATAATTGGCTTGCTGCATACATGGAGATTTACCGCACTGCAAAAGAATCTGAGCACATTGCAGCATTATCTGTCGAAAAGAAAATAATTCAATTTACAACTATCAAACCTAATAGGATGCAGGAATCTGCTTTGCAGTCTTTAGCCGACTTGCGAAACCAAAATGCTGAGCGCGCTTTGGTTATTTCAGCGACTGGAACTGGAAAGACATATTTATCGGCGTTTGATGTTAGAACTGTTAATCCCAAAAGATTCTTGTTTGTTGTCCATCGTGAGCTCATTGCTAAAGACGCAATGGATAGTTACAAGCGTGTTATTCATAATGGAAAAAGTATGGATGTAATGAGTGGCGGTAACAAGGTAGATGCTGATTATATATTTGCTATGATCCAAACGCTATCTAAAGATGAAGTTCTCAATCAGTTTAGTCCAGAAGAGTTTGATTATATTGTATTTGATGAAGTTCATAGGGCTGGTGCCGCTTCATATCAAAAAGTTTTCAACTATTTTAAGCCCAGATTCTTATTGGGAATGTCGGCAACACCTGAACGTACAGACGGATTTGATATCTTCAAGATGTTTGACTATAATATTGCCTACGAAATTCGTCTCCAGCAAGCCATGAAGGAAAGAATGATATGTCCTTTCCACTATTTTGGAATTTCTGAACTCACAATAGATGGTAAGGTAATTGAGGACAAGACAGAATTTGGCAAGTTAACATCTGATGAGAGAGTGCGCAATATTATCGAAAAAATAGAGTACTATGGATTCAGCGGTGACCGTGTAAAAGGTTTAATATTCTGCAGCAGAAAAGAGGAAGCTGTTGCACTGTCCACAAAGTTTAATAATTATGGATATCGTACCTGCGCACTTCTTGGCATTGACAGTCAGAGTGAACGTGAATTAGCAATAGAACGGCTTGAGCAAGATAAGTATGAAGGTGCGCTCGATTACATTTTTACCGTTGATATTTTTAATGAAGGCGTGGATATACCGGCTGTAAACCAGATTGTCATGCTTCGACCAACTCAATCCGCAATAATCTTTGTCCAACAATTAGGTAGAGGTTTGCGAAAAAAGGAAAACAAGGAATACGTTGTAATCATTGATTTCATTGGTAATTATGAAAGGAACTTTTTAATACCGATAGCCCTTTCCGGAGATCAAACTTACAACAAGGATACAATCCGCAGATTTGTTGCTGAAGGTAACCGCGTAATTCCTGGCTGTTCAACAGTAAACTTTGATTCGATAACTCGCGAACGTATTTATGCTTCCATTGATCAAGCTAACTTTAACGATTCAAAACTAATCAAAGAATCCTATCTGGCTCTTAAACAACGTCTTGGCAGAATTCCTCGGTTAGACGAGTTCGCAGAATACGGTTCTATTGATATCATCCGTATTTTTGATAAGTTTGGTTCATATCATAATTTTCTAGAAAGCTACGAAAAAGAATATACAGTCAAACTATCTGAAAACGAATCTACATATATCGAGTTCATTTCCAAAAATTATGTCAATGGCAAACGACCACATGAACTTGAATTCATCAAACTACTTGTTGAAGGACATCAACATCCAGTTGTTGGGTTTGAGGAAGTAATGAAAGCAAACTACCCAGCAATTAAATTTACTGAACACACTATAACTTGCGTCTTAAATCAAATGATGCAAAAGTTTGCCACAGGTACAGGAAAGGACAAGTATCATTCAGCTGTTTTCGTAAATAGGACAAACGCCGGTGAATATGAGATATTCAACGAATTTTCGGAGTTTCTCACAAATAACAAGTTCAAGGCAATGGTACTCGATTTGATAACATTAGGATTGAAGAGAAATAGGTTGTTATATGGTGACAGATACCAAGATACAAGTTTTCAGCTTAATCAAAAATACACATATGATGATGTATGCAAATGCTTAGATTGGTCTCAGGCAGAGGTACCACAGAATATTGGTGGATACAAATTTCATCAGGCAACTAATACCTATCCTGTCTTTATTAACTATAATAAAGAAAATGATATTGAAGACACAATCAGGTACGAGGACCGCTTCCTATCACCATCCTCACTTGTTGCAATTTCCAAATCCCGCCGATCTATATCTTCTAAAGATGTCCAGCAAGCCTTAAATGCCCGAGAAAATGGTATAGATTTGTGCTTATTTGTTCGTAAGAATAAAGATGATCGAATCTCAAAAGAGTTCTACTACTTAGGCCGTATGTTTGCTACTGGGCACGTAAAAGAATTTGTCATGCCAAATACAACCACAAAAGCCGTGGAAATTGGCTATTCTCTACAAAAGCCTGTTAGAGATGACATTTATGACTATTTAGTTGGATAA
- a CDS encoding DUF1622 domain-containing protein: MVLGSFEAFLQIFEWVFEAIGTTIIIYGGLRAVLQIVFQEISKKSYNLEEIRKELTNKILFGLEFYIIVAIFGTMRNPSRDDLIILGVIVLIRTVLGYFLSKEIKEYKFD, translated from the coding sequence TTGGTTCTGGGGTCATTTGAAGCATTTTTGCAGATTTTTGAGTGGGTTTTCGAAGCAATTGGCACAACTATTATAATTTACGGCGGATTAAGAGCAGTACTTCAAATAGTTTTTCAAGAAATATCAAAAAAATCTTATAACCTGGAGGAAATCAGAAAGGAACTTACAAATAAAATACTTTTTGGACTGGAGTTTTATATCATTGTTGCTATCTTCGGAACTATGAGGAATCCTTCAAGAGATGATCTGATTATTCTTGGCGTTATTGTGCTTATCAGGACTGTACTTGGTTATTTCCTCAGTAAGGAAATTAAAGAGTATAAGTTTGATTGA
- a CDS encoding M1 family metallopeptidase, which yields MNNRLYKYYPEDFGELRVDVLHMDLGFDIYDDRTNVKSLLRVRTKDEPLEKLELNCRDLEIRAVSCLQSEVSYRYRKDDAVLEINFRDVIPPHTEIAVITDTVCRPTKNILEGLYYDETPAGAPPQQITQCQQWGFQRIVPCIDDMTAKCTYRTTITADSRYTNLITNGDVLVQRTTVKPGRDRIVYDNSVTPMATYLFFLGAGTYATFKREFEYPDGRTFMLELLVPPDSDARAAEKALDILHDCVMWVYIFTGPEQFDEDKLPARQMLWDLVRRREKLKIEAKPEPGQDEELGKIREKLAGLVKTITPGYKYTGTVYREIGMQNSDFGGMENVGNTTITTNRIMPFPQITDPAFEYMIRVKVHEYYHNQNGSEVTGRSPFEIWLNEAVTVHVEEQYHAFLFGEDYQRLGRVLELLAPASGTFALDSGAASMPIIPDGFNDPNDLITAVTYVKSPEYVRMVESLIGKETFARGLDRYFKKFSHSNASTRDLIEAMEEESRVPLKEMSETWLKQTRFPVVEVSAEYDKPSRKFTFFLKQHFPIGGKPWEFPFRAALVDENGKDLAEVLERISGENAEIVIENVDMPAFLSLNRGYSFYGKLVYKTSQEELLIQVRKDSDIIGRFTAFYTLVDREKLRLLKVPNAVPSEDFVELYYRLLNDRQLLERAGGQFLTIFESVEDPGYAHHYQALYDVKQKLLKAVAWKYRSSLISAYNFFENASVSRDSSLEETARVIKSRQAKNICLGVLAALDTPDIHALIKQQFETAACTTDRLSAFAAYLNSSAPDKIEVLRAFEAESKKNLIAWEAFLSVIGNNSSVDAVELVREMERSDAFRIEQTNDQRALYGSFARNRKKSLQTEEGRALFAEILRKLAPVNEYTTVNLLNAFANIDQMEIRYHIPLVEILAGLLEELDPQKFPSVYNRIRKLLLGAPKAVEAYGIEHGKIQALQS from the coding sequence ATGAATAACAGGCTGTACAAGTATTACCCCGAAGATTTCGGGGAACTCAGGGTTGATGTTTTGCACATGGACCTTGGGTTTGATATCTATGATGACAGGACAAACGTGAAGTCCCTGCTGAGGGTCAGGACAAAAGATGAACCTCTTGAGAAACTGGAATTAAACTGCAGGGACCTTGAGATCAGGGCTGTGAGCTGTCTTCAGTCTGAGGTCTCTTACAGGTACAGGAAAGACGATGCGGTTCTCGAAATCAACTTCAGGGATGTGATTCCGCCTCATACCGAGATTGCAGTCATTACGGATACGGTCTGCAGGCCGACAAAGAACATCCTTGAAGGGCTGTACTATGACGAAACTCCGGCAGGGGCTCCCCCGCAGCAGATCACCCAGTGCCAGCAGTGGGGGTTCCAGAGGATTGTGCCCTGCATTGATGACATGACTGCAAAGTGCACTTACAGGACGACCATCACTGCAGATTCAAGGTACACAAACCTAATAACAAACGGAGATGTCCTGGTTCAAAGGACTACAGTAAAGCCGGGCAGGGACAGGATTGTCTATGATAACTCGGTAACGCCCATGGCAACCTACCTCTTTTTCCTCGGGGCAGGGACTTATGCGACCTTTAAAAGGGAATTCGAATACCCTGACGGGCGCACTTTTATGCTGGAACTGCTCGTGCCGCCGGATTCGGATGCAAGGGCTGCAGAAAAGGCACTCGATATCCTGCACGACTGCGTAATGTGGGTCTACATCTTTACCGGGCCTGAGCAGTTTGATGAGGACAAATTGCCAGCCAGACAGATGCTCTGGGACCTTGTCCGGAGGCGGGAGAAGCTGAAAATAGAGGCAAAGCCCGAACCCGGGCAGGACGAAGAACTCGGGAAGATCAGGGAAAAGCTTGCCGGACTTGTCAAAACCATCACTCCGGGGTATAAATATACGGGGACTGTCTACAGGGAAATAGGGATGCAGAACTCGGACTTCGGGGGCATGGAAAACGTGGGGAACACCACAATTACCACAAACCGCATCATGCCTTTCCCGCAGATAACGGACCCTGCTTTTGAGTACATGATCAGGGTCAAGGTACACGAATACTACCACAACCAGAACGGGTCCGAGGTTACCGGGAGAAGCCCGTTTGAGATATGGTTGAACGAAGCCGTTACCGTGCACGTGGAAGAGCAGTACCACGCTTTCCTTTTCGGCGAGGACTATCAGAGGCTAGGTAGGGTACTTGAGCTGCTTGCACCTGCGTCCGGGACTTTTGCACTGGACTCGGGGGCTGCTTCCATGCCGATTATTCCTGACGGGTTCAATGACCCCAATGACCTGATCACTGCAGTTACGTATGTAAAATCCCCTGAATATGTGCGCATGGTCGAGAGCCTCATAGGTAAGGAGACTTTTGCAAGGGGGCTTGACCGCTATTTTAAGAAATTCAGCCACTCCAATGCTTCCACCCGGGACTTGATCGAGGCTATGGAAGAAGAAAGCAGGGTTCCCTTAAAAGAGATGTCCGAGACCTGGCTGAAGCAGACCAGGTTCCCTGTTGTCGAAGTCTCAGCAGAATACGACAAACCTTCCAGGAAATTTACTTTCTTCCTCAAACAGCACTTCCCTATTGGCGGAAAGCCCTGGGAATTCCCGTTCAGGGCAGCCCTTGTGGACGAGAACGGGAAAGACCTTGCCGAGGTGCTGGAAAGGATAAGCGGAGAAAACGCAGAGATTGTAATTGAAAATGTGGATATGCCGGCTTTCCTTTCCCTTAACAGGGGGTACTCTTTCTATGGAAAACTTGTTTATAAAACAAGCCAGGAAGAACTCCTCATACAGGTCAGAAAGGACAGCGACATCATTGGCAGGTTCACTGCTTTCTATACCCTGGTGGACAGGGAAAAGCTGAGGCTGCTTAAGGTTCCGAATGCTGTTCCTTCCGAAGACTTTGTAGAGCTTTACTACAGACTCCTTAACGACCGGCAGCTCCTCGAAAGGGCAGGAGGGCAGTTCCTGACCATTTTTGAGTCCGTGGAGGACCCGGGCTATGCCCACCACTACCAGGCACTCTATGATGTAAAACAGAAGCTCTTGAAGGCAGTTGCCTGGAAGTACAGAAGCTCTCTCATTTCTGCCTATAACTTCTTTGAAAATGCCTCTGTTTCGAGAGATTCCTCTCTGGAAGAAACCGCAAGGGTGATCAAGAGCAGGCAGGCTAAAAACATCTGCCTGGGAGTCCTTGCAGCCCTTGATACCCCTGATATCCACGCTCTGATAAAACAGCAATTTGAGACTGCAGCCTGTACAACCGACAGGTTGAGCGCATTTGCTGCATACCTGAACAGTTCGGCTCCTGACAAAATAGAAGTCCTGAGAGCCTTTGAAGCCGAATCGAAAAAGAATCTCATTGCCTGGGAAGCCTTCCTTTCTGTTATAGGAAACAACAGCAGTGTTGATGCAGTGGAACTGGTCAGGGAAATGGAAAGGTCGGACGCGTTCAGGATCGAACAGACAAACGACCAGCGTGCTCTTTACGGGAGCTTTGCCCGCAACCGCAAGAAGTCCCTCCAGACCGAGGAAGGCAGGGCCCTCTTTGCAGAAATCCTGAGAAAACTTGCTCCTGTGAACGAATATACTACAGTAAACCTGCTCAATGCTTTTGCAAACATAGACCAGATGGAGATAAGGTACCATATTCCCCTGGTGGAGATCCTTGCAGGCCTCCTTGAGGAGCTTGACCCCCAGAAGTTCCCGAGCGTATATAACAGGATTAGAAAACTCCTTCTCGGGGCTCCCAAAGCTGTCGAAGCCTACGGGATAGAGCATGGAAAAATTCAGGCTCTGCAGTCCTGA
- the thrC gene encoding threonine synthase translates to MYHLKCIECGAEYSKDEVIYTCSKCDGLLDVIYDYSSIKLDMEKLKTECPSVWKYAKLLPVEREPVTIKEGGTPLYKCDRLAEKIGVKELYVKHEGMNPTGSFKDRGMTVGVTKALELGMSTVACASTGNTSAALAIYGAKAGIPVVVLLPAGKVALGKIAQALMHGAKVLSIRGNFDDALALVRTLCSQEKIYLLNSINPYRLEGQKTIGFEIADQLGFKVPDRVVLPVGNAGNITAIYKGFREFKLLGITDSLPKMTGIQAAGSCPIVKAIQSGAPEITPEDNPETVATAIRIGNPVNATKALSAIRESGGTAESVTDEEILAAQKDLARLEGIGVEPASAASVAGLKKLVEMGTIGRDETVVCITTGHLLKDPQTVIDVCEEPTVVDADIESIREAIFGKKK, encoded by the coding sequence ATGTACCATCTGAAATGTATCGAGTGCGGTGCAGAGTATTCGAAAGATGAAGTAATCTATACCTGCAGCAAGTGTGACGGGCTGCTTGATGTTATTTATGATTATTCTTCAATTAAACTTGATATGGAAAAATTAAAAACCGAATGCCCTTCGGTCTGGAAATATGCAAAACTTCTCCCGGTAGAAAGAGAACCTGTGACTATAAAGGAAGGCGGTACCCCCCTTTATAAATGTGACCGCCTTGCTGAAAAGATAGGGGTTAAGGAGCTCTACGTAAAGCACGAAGGTATGAACCCGACCGGCTCTTTCAAGGACAGGGGAATGACCGTTGGGGTTACAAAGGCACTCGAACTCGGAATGAGCACAGTTGCCTGTGCATCAACCGGAAACACTTCAGCAGCTCTTGCAATCTACGGAGCAAAAGCCGGAATTCCCGTAGTTGTGCTGCTCCCGGCAGGAAAAGTTGCCCTTGGAAAGATAGCTCAGGCCCTTATGCACGGGGCAAAAGTTCTTAGTATCCGCGGAAATTTTGATGATGCACTTGCTCTTGTACGCACGCTCTGCTCCCAGGAAAAGATCTATCTCTTAAACTCTATTAACCCTTACAGGCTCGAAGGCCAGAAGACCATTGGTTTTGAAATTGCAGACCAGCTCGGCTTCAAAGTGCCTGATAGAGTTGTCCTTCCCGTAGGAAATGCAGGGAATATTACTGCCATCTACAAGGGTTTCAGAGAGTTCAAGCTGCTTGGCATCACGGACTCCCTCCCGAAAATGACCGGAATCCAGGCAGCAGGCTCCTGTCCCATAGTAAAAGCCATTCAGAGCGGGGCTCCGGAAATCACTCCAGAAGATAATCCGGAAACGGTTGCAACGGCGATCAGGATAGGAAACCCTGTAAACGCAACAAAAGCCCTGAGCGCAATTCGGGAATCAGGCGGAACTGCGGAATCCGTAACTGATGAGGAAATCCTTGCAGCCCAGAAAGACCTCGCAAGGCTTGAGGGCATTGGGGTCGAACCCGCAAGTGCAGCCTCTGTCGCAGGGCTTAAGAAGCTTGTCGAGATGGGAACCATAGGAAGGGACGAAACCGTGGTCTGCATTACCACAGGGCACCTCCTTAAAGATCCCCAGACCGTAATTGATGTGTGTGAGGAGCCGACTGTTGTTGATGCAGACATTGAGTCTATCCGGGAAGCAATCTTCGGAAAGAAAAAATAA
- a CDS encoding histidine phosphatase family protein: protein MKNIITIQHTQSVHHTNGMIGSWTDWELTALGKQQAFNIGEALRKEVTDQHYVMYTSDLLRARQTADIVASSLEIVPIYKKELREIDLGSATGKSVEWLRKNQIKQDILISPLDYKPVPDAESKRDLYGRLLPFLCEILSSQEENIIIVSHGGTLSMLFYMWHHHNINNLEHTEFRGLPGGVSVLSENGKGVRIIRKLNDLSYLCNSAK from the coding sequence ATGAAAAATATAATTACAATTCAGCATACACAATCTGTCCATCATACAAATGGAATGATCGGGTCCTGGACTGATTGGGAATTAACTGCTCTGGGAAAGCAGCAGGCATTTAATATCGGTGAAGCATTGAGAAAAGAAGTAACAGATCAACATTATGTGATGTATACATCCGACTTATTGCGAGCCAGACAGACAGCAGACATCGTAGCTTCCTCCCTGGAAATAGTCCCGATTTATAAAAAGGAACTTCGAGAAATTGACCTGGGGAGCGCCACCGGGAAATCGGTTGAATGGTTACGTAAAAATCAAATCAAGCAGGATATACTTATATCGCCACTGGATTATAAGCCCGTACCGGATGCAGAATCAAAAAGAGATCTATATGGTCGACTGCTTCCTTTTTTATGCGAAATACTGAGTTCTCAGGAAGAAAATATTATAATAGTCTCTCACGGCGGCACATTAAGTATGCTATTTTACATGTGGCATCACCATAATATCAATAATCTGGAACACACGGAGTTTCGGGGATTACCGGGAGGAGTTTCAGTTTTAAGTGAAAACGGTAAAGGGGTAAGAATTATACGAAAATTAAACGATTTATCTTACTTATGTAACTCTGCCAAATGA
- the leuS gene encoding leucine--tRNA ligase: MEQDYKPHEIENKWQKKWNESRIFQAEPDKREKFFITIPYPYLNGNLHAGHTRTFTIGDVVARHKRMLGYNVLYPMGFHVTGTPIVGLAELIANRDPQTMDVYERLHGIPGDILPTLDTPEKIVDYFKREAEKAMRMIGYSIDWRRKFTTTDPTYKKFIEWQYIRLEEKGLIVKGSHPVKWCPNDNNPVEDHDILHGEEATIVEYTLIKFRYKDLVLPCATLRPETTYGVTNLWVNPEVDYVKARVEKDGNVEFWVVSRDAFRKLTFTDRTVEYVEDVPAKSIIGIKLTNSVTGDEVISLPASFVRPENGSGIVMSVPAHAPFDYLALRDLYDADLSEYGITEDLKKIELISLIQVPEFGEFPAKEIVESMGIVNQKDPKAEEATKIVYRREFHGGVLKELTGKYKGYPVSKIKDVLTRDFIASNSGEVFYEFSEPVVCRCGTPCVVNMVKGQWFLNYSNPEWKAKVYKCLSQMRIIPEEYRVEFENKVDWLKDKACARRKGLGTRLPFDKEWLIESLGDSTIYMSYYIIARFIEKGELALEQLTLSFFDYVLLETGDSAAVSAETGLKQELLEEIRSHFNYWYPVDLRSSGKDLVPNHLLFFLFHHVALFEEDRWPRALAVNGFVSLEGQKMSKSKGPILTLESAVSAYGADITRMYILSTAEQTQDADWQKTGIDSARRQVDRFYAFSKDVIESGKRASLNTELKQIDRWMLSRMQNYIKETNIALDSIQTREAIQNSFFLLINDVRWYQRRGGEALLYYVLDNWVRLMAPFTPHLCEEIWEAMGHEDPISLAQYPLYNEDLIDEGAELAEEAVKSTLNDIEEIIRVTKMTPQKVYLYTAPAWKAEAIRCACELQVEAPLEVGTLIKALMAKPEIKRFGKEIPKFVQKIVPEFKSGGAERYETFAYLGLDEQDLLKESASFLEKEIGCPVEIQSADSPEYDPQKKSRFAEPLRPAIYIEEKKEE, encoded by the coding sequence ATGGAGCAGGACTATAAGCCTCACGAAATCGAAAACAAATGGCAGAAAAAATGGAATGAGAGCCGGATTTTTCAGGCTGAACCGGACAAACGGGAAAAGTTCTTCATAACAATCCCCTACCCCTACCTTAACGGGAACCTGCATGCAGGCCACACTCGTACCTTCACAATAGGCGACGTGGTGGCAAGGCATAAAAGGATGCTCGGGTATAACGTGCTTTACCCCATGGGCTTCCATGTAACAGGTACGCCCATTGTCGGGCTTGCAGAACTTATTGCAAACCGTGATCCGCAGACTATGGATGTCTATGAGCGCCTCCACGGGATCCCCGGAGATATCCTGCCGACACTCGATACTCCGGAAAAGATTGTAGACTATTTCAAAAGGGAAGCCGAGAAAGCCATGCGCATGATAGGGTACTCCATTGACTGGAGGAGAAAGTTTACAACAACTGACCCGACCTACAAAAAGTTCATTGAATGGCAGTATATCCGGCTTGAAGAAAAAGGTCTGATCGTCAAAGGGTCCCACCCCGTAAAATGGTGCCCCAACGACAATAACCCTGTAGAAGACCACGATATCCTGCATGGAGAAGAAGCTACAATCGTGGAGTACACTCTGATAAAGTTCAGGTATAAAGACCTGGTTCTCCCCTGTGCTACCCTCAGGCCTGAAACGACGTACGGAGTAACAAACCTCTGGGTCAACCCTGAAGTAGATTACGTAAAAGCAAGGGTTGAGAAGGACGGAAACGTGGAGTTCTGGGTTGTCAGCAGGGACGCGTTCAGGAAACTTACCTTCACTGACAGGACAGTCGAATATGTTGAGGATGTGCCTGCAAAATCCATAATAGGGATAAAACTCACAAACTCGGTAACCGGAGATGAAGTAATTTCCCTTCCGGCATCCTTTGTGAGGCCTGAAAACGGAAGCGGAATAGTGATGAGTGTCCCCGCCCACGCGCCTTTTGACTACCTTGCCCTCCGCGACCTCTATGATGCTGACCTGAGCGAATATGGAATAACCGAAGACCTCAAGAAAATCGAACTTATCTCTCTGATCCAGGTCCCTGAATTCGGGGAATTTCCGGCAAAAGAAATAGTGGAAAGCATGGGAATTGTAAACCAGAAAGACCCGAAAGCCGAAGAAGCCACAAAGATCGTGTACAGGAGAGAATTCCACGGCGGAGTCCTTAAGGAGCTTACAGGGAAATATAAAGGATATCCGGTCTCCAAAATCAAAGACGTACTTACCAGAGATTTCATTGCCTCGAACTCAGGAGAAGTTTTTTATGAATTCAGCGAACCAGTGGTCTGCCGTTGCGGGACTCCATGTGTCGTGAACATGGTGAAGGGACAGTGGTTCCTGAACTACTCAAATCCCGAATGGAAAGCAAAGGTTTACAAGTGTCTCAGCCAGATGCGGATCATTCCAGAAGAGTACAGAGTGGAGTTCGAAAACAAGGTTGACTGGCTCAAAGACAAGGCATGTGCCCGCAGGAAAGGGCTTGGAACCCGCCTGCCATTTGATAAAGAGTGGCTAATTGAATCCCTTGGGGACTCGACAATCTATATGAGCTATTATATCATTGCCAGGTTCATCGAGAAAGGCGAGCTTGCCCTTGAACAGCTTACCCTTTCATTCTTCGACTATGTCCTTCTCGAAACAGGCGATTCCGCAGCAGTTTCTGCAGAAACCGGCCTCAAACAGGAACTCCTGGAAGAAATTCGCAGCCACTTCAATTACTGGTACCCGGTTGACCTGCGCTCTTCAGGAAAAGACCTTGTCCCGAACCACCTGCTTTTCTTCCTCTTCCACCATGTGGCCCTCTTTGAAGAGGACAGGTGGCCAAGAGCCCTTGCAGTAAATGGTTTTGTTTCCCTTGAAGGACAGAAAATGAGCAAGTCCAAAGGTCCTATCCTGACTCTGGAAAGTGCGGTCAGTGCTTACGGAGCAGACATAACAAGGATGTATATCCTTTCAACAGCCGAACAGACCCAGGATGCAGACTGGCAGAAGACAGGAATAGATTCTGCCCGCAGGCAGGTTGACAGGTTCTACGCCTTTTCAAAGGATGTCATTGAAAGCGGAAAGCGTGCAAGCCTGAATACCGAGCTGAAGCAAATCGACCGCTGGATGCTTTCGAGAATGCAGAACTACATAAAGGAGACAAATATTGCCCTTGACTCCATCCAGACAAGGGAAGCCATCCAGAACTCCTTCTTCCTGCTCATAAATGATGTCAGGTGGTACCAGAGGAGAGGCGGAGAAGCCCTTCTCTACTACGTGCTGGACAACTGGGTCAGGCTTATGGCTCCTTTCACCCCTCACCTCTGTGAAGAGATCTGGGAAGCCATGGGACACGAAGACCCGATTTCCCTTGCCCAGTACCCTCTCTACAACGAAGACCTTATAGATGAGGGCGCAGAACTTGCAGAAGAGGCTGTAAAGAGTACCCTGAACGATATTGAAGAGATCATAAGGGTTACGAAGATGACCCCTCAGAAGGTCTATCTTTATACAGCTCCTGCCTGGAAAGCCGAAGCCATAAGGTGTGCCTGCGAACTGCAGGTAGAAGCTCCTCTTGAGGTCGGTACGCTGATCAAAGCGCTGATGGCAAAACCTGAGATAAAGCGCTTTGGAAAGGAGATCCCGAAGTTTGTTCAGAAAATAGTTCCCGAGTTCAAGAGCGGAGGCGCAGAACGCTATGAGACATTTGCTTATCTCGGTCTTGATGAACAGGACCTCCTGAAAGAATCAGCCTCCTTCCTGGAAAAAGAAATCGGCTGCCCGGTTGAAATCCAGAGCGCAGATTCTCCTGAGTATGACCCGCAGAAAAAGTCCAGGTTTGCAGAACCCCTGAGGCCTGCAATTTATATTGAGGAAAAGAAGGAAGAGTAA